Genomic DNA from Oscillospiraceae bacterium:
TCGGGCGTTTTTACGCTGTTGCCGTGGCCGAGATGGTCGTTGCCGCAGACGATCAGCCCGTTTTTGCATAAAAAGTCGCAAAACCACTCGTACCGCCCGAAATATTCGCACACGCCGTGCGAAATTTGGACGATGCCGATGGCTTTTTCGGGTTCTTCGGGCAGGCGGATGTAGGCGCGGATGGTGTCGGTGCCGTTTGCGGACGGGTAGGAAATCTCTTTTTTCTGCATGGTTTTGCCTCCTGAGTGAAATAAGATTATTTGGCGGGCGGATGATCTCCGCTCTTACATTTATTTTTCAGACCTCAATCCGGGACTTTGATCTCCCTGCCGAGTTTAAAAGACCAGATGGATTTTTTCAGAACGGGCAGGCCGAAGATGCGGGAGAGGGCTTCGGCGTAGAGGTCGAGTTGGGCTTTATAACGGGTTAAAAACTGCGCGGGATCGGTGAGCGCATCGGTTTTATAATCGACCAGAATCAACCCGTTGCCGCTGCGGACGCCGATGAGGTCGGCGCAGCCCTGTAGGATCACCGGCTCGTCGGCAAATTCGGGCGCGGTGGATTTGACCTTGGACAGCGGGATCGTGGAGATGAAATCGAATTCCCGCTCGACGGTGACATTTTCGGCGGTGAATTCGGCGCACAGGGATGAGGTTAAAAACTTGTTTACGGCGTCGAAATTGAGCATTTCCAATGCGCGTTTGGAGAGTTTGCCCGCGCGATACAGTTTATCGGCTTCGGCTTTGGCGTCCTTGGCTTTCAGGTCGCACATCTGCATGAACGCGTGCATCTCGGTGCCATAACTCGTGCCGCTCTCGCCCGCGACAAAGCGCGGGACGGTCAATTCGTCGTCGTCCCTGCCCTCGGCCAATTCCGTGACGGTGTATTTGGAGGAGAGTTCGGTCAGCGGAGCGTATTTGTAGGTATTGTTCAACCGTTCGGTCAGCTTTTGAACGAGAACGGGATCGGGTTCGGCTTCGGCGGTTTGCGAAAGCGTCTGCGGACGCATCTTTTCGGGCGTGATGAATTCGGCCTGCACGGTTCCGGGGGTATTGATGAGTTCGAAATCAACGCCGGCGGATTCGCGCAGCGCATCGCAGGACGGATGATGCAGAAAAGCCGGGATCAGCCATTCGGCAAAGGACTTCCCGTTGTCGAAAATTTCCCCGCCGTCGGCGCCGTCGACCTTTTCCGCGATTTTTGCGATCATATCGGCGGGATTTTGGGAAGCGGAAGTGATGATCAGCGCGGTTTTGGCACGGGTCATCGCGACGTATAAAAGGCGCAGGTCTTCGGCGAGGGATTTTTGGCGGGATGCGCGCCCGATTACTTTGTAGGCGAGCGGTTTATAGCGGCCCGCGCCATCCGAAGTCGGAATGACAGCGGAAATACCCGCGTCGAGATCGGCGGCAAGGCCGGGCGTTTTGGACTGGAAATTGAATGTTCCCACCGTTCCGGCCAAGAAACAAACCGGAAATTCCAGTCCCTTGCTCTTATGGATGGTGCAGATCGTGACGGCATCGGCGGGGATTGCGCCGCCGCTCTCGACTTTGCGCCCGTTTGCGATTGCGTCGGCGACCAGCGCGTTAAAAGCCGAAAGATCGACGCCGCGTGCGTCCCAGTCGGCGGCGTAACGGATGAGTTGGGCGATGTTTTTGCCGCCTGCGGTACCCATCGCCGCAGCGGTCGCCTCGAATCCGGTGCGTTCGACCGCGCAGGAAATCAGCTCCCCAAGCGGCAGAATCGCGCTGTAGCGGCGCAATAAATCGAGATCGTCGAGCATCTTTTTGCACTTTTCGGCATACGGCGCATCGCTTTGAGAAGCGCGTTCCATCGAGGAAAACAGCGTCTTTTCGCGGTATTCGGCGCGGATGGTCCCGAGTTCGTCGGCGCTGAGGTGCCAGACCGGAGACAGCGCCGCCGAGAGCAACGCCAGATCGTTGAGCGGGTTGTCGGTCGCCCAGAGCACATGCAGGAGCGGTTTGACCTCCGGCAGATCGAAAAAGTCGGGTTCGGTCATGCAGTAATTGGCGAGTCCCTGTCGGGTCAGGCGCTCGGAAATGCGTTTGCAATAATCGTTTTTGGAGGAAAGCACGCAGATATCCGACAATTTCGGAAAAAACAGGCCGTCGGAAGTTTGAATGCCGTTCTCAGCCAAAGTTCTGATCTGCGCCGCAATTGCGTCCGCTTCCGCCGATGCGGGGTCGGTTTCGGCGCCGGTCTGCACCGGACAGAATTTAACCAGCCCCATGTCCGCTTTGTCGTCATAACGGCAGACGAGGCGCTGGTCGCGGTCGTATTCGATTTCGGCGGAGCCGTGCATCAGCTGCGAAAACACGAAATTGACGGCGTCGATGACGGCGCTTTCGGAGCGGTAGTTTTTCGTCAGCGGAATCAAAACGTCTTTTTCACCGGTCTCGGGCGGGCCGCTGCGCTCGCAGACGCGGCCAAACACCTGCGGCGTGGCATTGCGGAAGCGGTAGATGGATTGCTTCATATCGCCGACCATAAAGAGATTGCCGCCGCGCGAAATGGCATTGAAAACGGCGAACTGCAGCTCGTTGATGTCCTGAAACTCGTCGATCATGATCTCGTCGAATTTTTCGGACACCTGTCCGGCGAGTTCGGTGGGTATCGGCAAGCCGCTTTCGTCCGTTTTGAAAAGCAGATCGGCGCAAAACCGCGTGATGTCGGCGTAGCCGAAGACCTCCCGCTCCTTTTTGACCTCGGCGCATTTTTGCAGATAACCCATCGTCAGATCGAACAGCACCGAGAGGTGCGCTCTGACGGCGGCGTTTTCGGCGGCGAGTTTTTCGGGCGGGGTCGTGAGCAAATCGGTTTTTAATTCCGTAACGGCGTCTTTGTATCGACCGAGGACGGAAAACAGCGGTGCGGATGGATTTTCGGGAGATTTGCAGCCGTTCGGGAGTTTTTTGAATTTCAAATCATACAGATCGGCGTAATCGGATGCGGCTTCGGCGCTCTCGGCCAGCTGCACGACGTAATCGCGGTATTTTTCGTTGATAAAAGGTATAAATTCGCGGCATTTTTCGGCCAGCGCACGGGCTTTTTCCCGCACGGCACAGACGGCCTGTTCCGGATAAAAATCATTTTCGGGCGCGCATTTTTCAAGCTGTTTTTGCAGGAAAAACGCGGGGTTCGGCAGGGGCTGCAAAAAGTCGGAAAGGCCTTTGATGACGCCGAACAGCTTGGAGCTGTCTTTTTCGGCGACCGTGCCGGCGAACTTTAAAAAGTCCTCGCCGCCGGACTCGAATTTTTCGGCGATAAAAGCGCTGAGGACGTCGTCCTCCAGCAATCGGACGCGCTCTTCGGGCGAGAGCGAAATGTTGACGGGCAAACCGATGGCCGCCCCGTACTGCCGGATGAGCCACAGCCCGAACGCATCGATGGTGCAGATCTGGGCCATCGGGAGCAGCATTTGCTGACGGGCGGCACGCGGGGTTTTGTTTTCGGACAGCGCCGTCGAAATTTTATTTTTCATATCGGCGGCAGCTGCGCGGGTGAAGGTGACGATCAGCATCCGGTCGATGTCGATCGGGTTGCCGGGGTCGAGGATTTTACGCAGTACACGCGCGGTCAGCGTGCTGGTTTTGCCGCTGCCCGCCGCCGCGGAGACAAGAAGGTTGCCGCCCTCGAAAACGATGGCTTTTTCCTGCTCCGGATTGGGCTGCCGTTCACGCATCGCTTTCGGCCTCCTCTCCGTCTTCGTTCGATTTGCCCCGGAAAGAACAGACCCGGTAATAATCGCAGAATTTGCAGTCGCTCTTGTGGGCGGGCATAGCGGTGAAATCGCCCTCCGCGAGTTTTTGCGCCATGTCGGTGACAAGGTTGTCAACGATGCCGAAGACGCCGTCCATATCGAGCCCGCCGCTGTTGCGGGTGAATTTGCAGTAATCGCTGCCGCCCATCGCCGCAAAGGTGTCCCCGTCGCGGAAAAAGCCCTGCAGTTTGCCGTTGGGGCGGATCCGCGAAGAGGGTTCGTCCGAATTTGAAATTTCGGATTTGACGTTGAGCGGGAAATAGAAGAAGGCGGCGGGAATGCAGCCGCTGTATTTGCTGCCGTCGGCGCACAGGGCTTTGAGATAATAAGCCAACTGAATCTTACTGCCGTCGGCAAGGGATGCCATCGTGAAATTCGTGCTGCCGGTTTTATAATCGACGGCGCTCAGGTAGGTCTTGCCGTCGGGGGCGTCGTAGCGATCCACCCGGTCGATTTTACCGCGCAGCATGACATTCGTGTCGCCGTATGCGTAATCCAGCGGCGGAATCTCTTTATCGGGGCCGATCTCGATCTCGCAGCCGTCGATTTTAAACAAACTTTTGTCGAGGTGCTCCGAGATGCGGCGTGCGTCGCCGACCAATCCGGCTTTGAGTTTTTCGAGAAAAAATTTCGCCTCACCGCTCGGGGAAAAATCGGGCGGCATCAGTAGTTTGACCGCTTCGTCCAACAAAAGGCCGATCTCGGACGTCAGCGTCTCATCGCTTAACGCGGTGACGCCCTGCGGGTATTTTTGGAGCAGATGCTGCATGACGTAATGCACCGCCGTGCCCCACTGAACGGCGTCGAGTTTCTTTTGGCGGATCGGCCTTGCGCCGAGGCCGTAATTGCAGAAATAGGCGAAACGGCACTGGGAAAAGCTCTCGACTTGAGACGGCGAGAGGTGCATATTCCTGCCGAACAGCAATGCGGAGGCGTTTCGGGCGTTTTGGGTTTTGCCGTATTCGGCGCTCTCTTTGAGCGCTTCGGCTAAGTTTGCGTGTCCCGTGTCTTTCAGCGCGGCTTCCAACGAGGCATATTCATCCGGGTCCGATTCGGTCAGCAGCAGCGCCGCCTGTTCGGGATTGAAAACCCGTTCGGCAAAACCGGATTCGGGGATTTTTTCGGCGTCGGGCGCGATTTCAATTAAGCGGTTGACGAACGGCGAGGGCTGGAGTTTTTCGGTGCCGCTGAGGTTGGCGGAATTGTAGCTGACCCACAGATAGTCG
This window encodes:
- a CDS encoding UvrD-helicase domain-containing protein, whose translation is MRERQPNPEQEKAIVFEGGNLLVSAAAGSGKTSTLTARVLRKILDPGNPIDIDRMLIVTFTRAAAADMKNKISTALSENKTPRAARQQMLLPMAQICTIDAFGLWLIRQYGAAIGLPVNISLSPEERVRLLEDDVLSAFIAEKFESGGEDFLKFAGTVAEKDSSKLFGVIKGLSDFLQPLPNPAFFLQKQLEKCAPENDFYPEQAVCAVREKARALAEKCREFIPFINEKYRDYVVQLAESAEAASDYADLYDLKFKKLPNGCKSPENPSAPLFSVLGRYKDAVTELKTDLLTTPPEKLAAENAAVRAHLSVLFDLTMGYLQKCAEVKKEREVFGYADITRFCADLLFKTDESGLPIPTELAGQVSEKFDEIMIDEFQDINELQFAVFNAISRGGNLFMVGDMKQSIYRFRNATPQVFGRVCERSGPPETGEKDVLIPLTKNYRSESAVIDAVNFVFSQLMHGSAEIEYDRDQRLVCRYDDKADMGLVKFCPVQTGAETDPASAEADAIAAQIRTLAENGIQTSDGLFFPKLSDICVLSSKNDYCKRISERLTRQGLANYCMTEPDFFDLPEVKPLLHVLWATDNPLNDLALLSAALSPVWHLSADELGTIRAEYREKTLFSSMERASQSDAPYAEKCKKMLDDLDLLRRYSAILPLGELISCAVERTGFEATAAAMGTAGGKNIAQLIRYAADWDARGVDLSAFNALVADAIANGRKVESGGAIPADAVTICTIHKSKGLEFPVCFLAGTVGTFNFQSKTPGLAADLDAGISAVIPTSDGAGRYKPLAYKVIGRASRQKSLAEDLRLLYVAMTRAKTALIITSASQNPADMIAKIAEKVDGADGGEIFDNGKSFAEWLIPAFLHHPSCDALRESAGVDFELINTPGTVQAEFITPEKMRPQTLSQTAEAEPDPVLVQKLTERLNNTYKYAPLTELSSKYTVTELAEGRDDDELTVPRFVAGESGTSYGTEMHAFMQMCDLKAKDAKAEADKLYRAGKLSKRALEMLNFDAVNKFLTSSLCAEFTAENVTVEREFDFISTIPLSKVKSTAPEFADEPVILQGCADLIGVRSGNGLILVDYKTDALTDPAQFLTRYKAQLDLYAEALSRIFGLPVLKKSIWSFKLGREIKVPD